The genomic DNA GTTTTCTCCCTCTTTTGACCAAACTACCTTTTCTAGTAGTGATGATGTTAACACATTTATGACAAACTTCAATAGCCACTGTTTGACTGCTTtggacacagtagcaccagctaaaaatactccaggctctaataagaaaccttgtccatggatgaattaaactatttttagctttaggagAAGCTGCCGGAAAGTGGAACGGTTGTGGAAAACCACTAAACTAGAGGTGCATAGACTCCATCTCAAAGAAAATAATAgagctaaatgaaataataaagcgcCCACGCTCTGCTTATTTTACTAatcttgttttgcaaaataagagaaaccccaaGGTCTTATTCAATACTACtgaaaatcttgttgcaccctcaccctcccatgtgcctgtacacacgcacacacacaggatgactGTAACAAATTCTTAAACtgaactgtgtggacacttttaaaaaactgttgaagacctcacttttcagaaaagcttttagctacctggattttaattttattatcttttttatgatgctgctcctatgatgtacagtatatgcacccatgttttattattctattatgatgttgcacttgtattttcaccacagctctgtacagcacttggtgattttgtctgtaaaaagcactttataaataaaaaatgacttatttAAGGTTCTATGTAAAATCCCCCACCGTAGGTGCAAACACCCTCCCCCGTAACCCTAAGTGCacctcccaaaaatcctgacaaCGTAGAAAGATGGTAAACTTGACCAGAATGCTGTGCTGCTAAACCTTACACAACTGAGTGTCTCACTAGTATCAATACGGTGCCGCTGCTTCCTCCGCCCCCACCCAGAGGCAGATTGGAATCAGAGCTCCAGCAAAACTGGTGAGAAAAGTACCTCGAATAACTTTGTCTACGGCGCTACTCTGGCAGCACCCTCTACCCGTGATAAAGACTGACACCAGACGCTCTGCCACTGCACAAGCTGTCATAAAGTGAGAGAAGAAGCAGCTATCCCCATGACTCTTTTTGTTCACAAATTACTCTAACAACCCTTTTTAAACAATCTGTGGAGACAAACTTCAGCGTGGTGCCTTCACATTCCAGAACTATTACTTTGTTTTGGTCCAGATCAACTGTAATAACGTGTCTACAATTCTGGATGTTTGAACAAGTTAAAATTGCAGCTTTTCTCTTCAAAGAATGACTCAATCGTGGAGCAAAGTTGTAAGGCTGAGATTACTGAGATTTAACTTCTTAAAAACATGCAGCAAAAAGAAATCTTTGCTgcatgttgtattttttatttcaaataaatgtcacatttataaaatattactaatataatacttttttttaatttaattgtttcacctaaacatgtaataattacaattattttattgcattggtaataCTCATTTTATAAAAGTATACATATATCTCATGTTGCCATTCTGTACACTGAGTTTTAGTAGCTCAAATATTGACTCGAcataaatagtgtgtgtgtgtgtttttattgcatctATCTGAAGTCCAATGGGGAAATAAGTAGgtgatcccaaacttttgaCAGGAAGTGTAACATAACTATCCATATGTGCCGTGTTATGACACATCTGACTTTTACAACAAATTAAACCGTTTAAGAATCggtttaaaaaaatgagcaagttatggttatttaaaaagtgcatgCGCCACTACTTCACACTTAGATAAAGGTATTTACAGATTCAGCTTTTCCGGACAAATAACTCATCAACGGAACATTGCTTTTACAAAACCGAGACCTCGTTGCAATCACAGCAAGGTGGACTGAACGCTACAAGCGGATTTTCTTCAAAACGAGCCGTTCTCCGCTCTTGGTCATTTATATTGGCCTCTACGCGGAGCCGACTGTGGCTGGAATAAGCAGGGACCGTCTGCAAATTACAACACcggaaaaagattaaaaaaataaataaaaaccaataacTTCACAGAGGAAAGTGGTAGTCATAAAAATTACAGCACACATAGTTGAACTCTTCTTGATTATACTACAACACTTAGTTTcaacaaatgtgcttttataacattttagtgattttttttttttcattaaataagtactaaaatatgcaataacTGTCCTATAACatgtaatagttttttttttttttaaaactcagaGCACACATAGTTAGCCACGCTAACAGAAGTCAGTGGCCAGTTAAAATAGTCGCCACTTAATCTGTAACACCAGAAGTCCACCAGGTTTTCAATATGGCTCAGCTCACACACACTCGTTAACAGACTTTCTGCAAAAATGCTTCAGGATTTCAGAAATGTTGGAGCAGgtacaaattaaaaacatggaTGACTACCAGTCCTCGAGGACCGCGTTTGAACACCCGTTCTACACAGTACCGCTGGTGTTACGGTTCAACTGGTGACCGTGTCAGCCTGAGGCTGCGTTGAGTGGAAAGAAACGGTGCAGATGTTCTCCTAAAGGAGGTTTGACCGACAACAGTCAGCTTTAAAGACGGAGAGCAGCTTCtcaccttctcctcctcctcgtcatTCTTCTTCAACAGCTCTTTCCTCCTCCTAATGGTTTCCGGCAGGCTGTACATTAAAAGAAGCGCAATGCTGCCCTCTTCAGTTCAATAGAATTACTCCACTTTAGATTCTAAAATAAAGGTTGGTAGAGAGACCACTGCCTTATCTACTAAACGCGAATATTTTCTCTCGGCgaaaacattgcttttattgAAAACACTCGAAGCCCAAGGGTTGAAAGTTCtttaaataacaacaacagagtAATGGacacaggaaaataaaacatgtgaaatAGTCTCAAGCTGACCACACTGACATAGCCCATCTGGATGCTTGTCCATTTGATTTAAATATGCAGCAAGCCCACAATGCCCCAgtcttattctttttttttttttttttaacttgatttAATCAGCATGTTGACCACAGGAGTCTACTGCCCTGCACACATGGTTGACACTTAAACTAGTGCCTCCCTCTAGTCTCATTCTCCCACTGCCTTTGCCATTGTTGATACTTAGTAGTTTTAAAAATACTCAGCCTTCCCCAAACGGACCACATAGTCCATTTCCGTCTCGAGAAGAGCCTCCTTGGCTAGCAGATCAGCATCTTCATTCCCCACAATACCTGAATGAGATGGAAAACCCAATACTAGACCCCATCAACTCTATCCGGCGAAGGCAACACAGAATCTGCCCTAGCCCCAGAGGAACAGTCAGAATGTGCCTGTCAGGCAGTCATTGAATCAGAATAATTTTATGACATCTCAGGTTTATTTCGCTCAATCCAATCTAAAGCCCACCAAATGGCTAAAGCTCAGTAGATACATAATCAGATACTCGCATACTTTTCCCAATTTCATTGTTTACCTCCTACATTATCCAGGTCCATGTTCTCTGTATCAGCCCAGTAAGCGTCTCCTTCCCAGTCCCACCACCACAGCCAGTCTGTCCGAGTGCAGTAAAGATGAACCTGTGAATtaatctttaaataaaatataaaatgcgCAGGTATTGAGCTTTGATTAAACTGGATTTTATGCATAAAAGTACAAAtttgatttacattataaatatgaatattaagTGAATCAAATAAAGTAGCAATtatgtcagtgactttgaagaagCTACAATTCAAGCACTTACCAATctactttacatttaaatgtagtttaaagTAGATGGGTAAGTGTTTGTTCAAACTATGTTACAGTATGGAATGTAAGGATAAATTAAACTACAATATAGTGTATGGATACATTTTGAAGTCAGCTAACTATTTACCTTTCTTATTATACCAAGTGATTTGTTAATCTTCCGAATTACCCAGAACACTGGCTCTTTCCAACTCAAGTTCACATCAACGACACCAGGAAATCTGGTGGATGAGACGAGTTAactgaaaagaaataaaatttttaaaagTGGTTAGAAAAACTATCTTTACCACTAAAAAtaatagttacttttttttaaatgttaagagATAGCTTGTTTCACTTAAATCATGTATCAAATGCAGACAATTCCACGTTGGCTTGGTTTATAAGAGTATTTGAGTTTAGATATAACTAAAGTTGTATCATCagcaaaaaatattgaaattagaGCTTGTGAAACATtagataaatgaaaaataataatggtcCTAATATGGATCCCTGTGAGAAACCACAACGAATTACTGCCCTGGCAGAATTGCAACTGTTAATGCAAACAAACAGATATATTACTAATATGATTTGGTAaccatttaataataataataatacatccattttatacagcatttttttagacactcaaagtcactttacaaaattaagggattattctttcactccacacttatggTGGTAAACTATTAATTTagctacagctgccctggggcagactgacggaagcaaggctgccatagtgcgccatcagcccctccgaccaccaccaacacattcatactaggcaatgtgggtgaagtgtcttaccaaaggacacaatgacagataccactggagggACTGTCcctcactgtggcacctggaattctcagtggtctcccatccaactactaaccaggcccacaCCTGCTTAGCTTTAGAGATCTAATGGGAAAGGACATTCCCTGAAAACCATATTTTTGCAAGATGAATGTGATGATTAACAGAACCAAATAATTTCAACAAATCAAGAAAAATACTGCAAACTAATTCATTCGTATCTAAATTCAGAGGTAACATagttctttaaataaaataaggcCATATAAGTGTTGTGATTTTTACGAAAACCATATTGATGCTTATGAAGAATTTAGTTTTCGGTTGCTCTAATACTTTTGAGCCTTGAACTTCAGCCTTAGTTACCACTGTGATTTAGCCGagtaagaagttagccagcgtcATAATACAGCACACACGGAACAATTCCTGGAAGTTGGAGCAAAACAAGGAAATCCAGCTACGTAGTACAGGCTTCTAGAAATTTCTTGGAACCACAAGTTTTACCACAAACTTTACATCCAAAGCTCGGTTGTCTGTTTGCTTTACTTTTTCTCCATAACTCCAAAACTTTCTTTCTTCCTCAGAAACAGCTTCTTCCCGCAAGCTGTCACCACACCCCAACTCTAACACAGACTAAGGAAataaacagtcattgcactatTGCACTCTGTAGCACTTTCACTGCGAGTAAATATTTATGTACTTTTAATTTAGTAagatttgattatttaattttttttaatgtatcttAACACTATTCCAAGCTGCTACAATATCATTGTATGACTTgtcttgtacaatgacaataaaagctatCCAATCTTTTTCCGCTTTCTCGTGTGATACTCTCCTAAACGTCTCTGATCTTCAACGATAATACAAAAACCTGATTGGTTTAGCTGTGCCACGTAGGATGGAGAACTTGTATGTGATTGGTTAGAGCGTTTCCTTGTCGGCTAGAACGCTACCGTAAAGACTGCAATAGCTGCACAGGCTAAATGTAGAAGCGCTACATTAACTTTTAATTAATAACTCCTGTTTAGTTTGTGGGTCTGCAAGTTTGGTGACCACTGCTCTAGTGTGAATTCTCATGTGTCGATTCAggtcagtcttttgaataaatcTTTTCTGACAAACATGACAAACATAGGGTTTCTCCCCTGTATGAATTAACATGTGCATCTTTAGATGCGACCTGCAAGAAAATGGTCTCTGACAGAAATCACAACCAAAaggtttctctccagtgtggatTTTCATGTGTCGATTCTGATCAGACTTGCTATTAAATTCtttaccacaaacatcacaactaaaaggtttctctcctgtgtgaattctggTGTGGATCTTCAGATGTGTTCCATTGCTAAATCGTTTCCCACACATGACACAAGcaaaaggtttctctcctgtgtgaattctggAGTGCACAGAAAGACTCGACTTACAAGTAAACCTTTGACCACAAACACCACAACcatagggtttctctcctgtgtgaattcttgCATGGCTCTTCAGATTAGATCTTCTGCTAAACTGtttaccacaaacatcacaaccaaagggtttctctcctgtgtggattctcatgtggaCCTCCAGATCAGATCTGCTAATAAATCGTTTCTCACACACATCACAACCAAAGCGTTTCTCTGTGTTCTGTGATTTGCCTTTGGTGTTCTTCTCAGTCCTAACCTCAGATGTTTGAAAGCTCTCACAGCTCATGTCCATGTGTTCACTCTGAGCTTCAGACTGGGACAAAGGTTCCCTCCAATCCTCACTGTCTTCAGTGTCAGAGCAGTCTGTTTCCTCTCCATCAGTGTCTGGTTGTGTATAAGTGTTTGCTGCTTCTGGGTCTTCACTGATGTCTCCATTTGGTTCTACTTTCATGAGTTCAGCTGAACTGcaggttgcaggttctcctttgatgttttcattttgtctccagtgtagcagagaacactgagcttcctcctcttcattTTCGCTCTTCACAGTAACAGCCGTGATATCCGTCTCCTGCTTTGCCTCTAGACTTTCCCAtggttcttcctcttcctcctttatgtggagATGATCTTGGAGCTGCAGTCCATGTTGAAAGGAAACACCATCAAGAACATCTGCAGGCATTCCTAAACACAACCAGGACCATCAGAGACATCTCTACACTCATTATTCACATCATTAGACTAAGATCTACAttaacacaacaaaacacacacattaatgacACTCCCCAATATATACGTGGGCTGCTCATTTCCCTCTGTTCATAGTCACacaatttctgtcatttttcgtCACTAATTATTTGCCTGAactcttgttcttttttttttaaactctaaaatttcaaaataaaactaaattggGTTACCAAAACCGTTGGCTGGAATCTTCTTGCTCTGGAAGAGGGCTTTTATTTCTTGTTCCTGAAAAGCAGTAAGATAAAGATAAAATGAGTCAGTGCTTTCTTATGTGAGGAAATTAGGTTTGTTACAGCAGCAAAAGATAAGCATACACATGAATAAAACAGGACCAACAAGAACAGAAAATACatgtacaatataaatatagtgTTAGCAGTGAtgttatggtgtgtgtgtgtgtgtcctctgctATGTCCTCAATGCACCTGGTCAGCTGAAAGAGGCACCTGtgctaccttttttttttttttttactgcagctTCTCCTAAAAGTTCACGGCAAATATCCTTGGCGGCAGGCATGATCAGTTCTTCTCC from Gouania willdenowi chromosome 4, fGouWil2.1, whole genome shotgun sequence includes the following:
- the LOC114462060 gene encoding zinc finger protein 28 homolog isoform X2 → MGSASPTKHSVLCTGHFTEDCFQATAGLKRTFSTDTHRPRVRKEHDIPTIMCHDTAAVSKEQEIKALFQSKKIPANGFDVLDGVSFQHGLQLQDHLHIKEEEEEPWESLEAKQETDITAVTVKSENEEEEAQCSLLHWRQNENIKGEPATCSSAELMKVEPNGDISEDPEAANTYTQPDTDGEETDCSDTEDSEDWREPLSQSEAQSEHMDMSCESFQTSEVRTEKNTKGKSQNTEKRFGCDVCEKRFISRSDLEVHMRIHTGEKPFGCDVCGKQFSRRSNLKSHARIHTGEKPYGCGVCGQRFTCKSSLSVHSRIHTGEKPFACVMCGKRFSNGTHLKIHTRIHTGEKPFSCDVCGKEFNSKSDQNRHMKIHTGEKPFGCDFCQRPFSCRSHLKMHMLIHTGEKPYVCHVCQKRFIQKTDLNRHMRIHTRAVVTKLADPQTKQELLIKS
- the LOC114462060 gene encoding zinc finger protein 260-like isoform X1, producing the protein MGSASPTKHSVLCTGHFTEDCFQATAGLKRTFSTDTHRPRVRKEHDIPTIMCHDTAAVSKEQEIKALFQSKKIPANGFGMPADVLDGVSFQHGLQLQDHLHIKEEEEEPWESLEAKQETDITAVTVKSENEEEEAQCSLLHWRQNENIKGEPATCSSAELMKVEPNGDISEDPEAANTYTQPDTDGEETDCSDTEDSEDWREPLSQSEAQSEHMDMSCESFQTSEVRTEKNTKGKSQNTEKRFGCDVCEKRFISRSDLEVHMRIHTGEKPFGCDVCGKQFSRRSNLKSHARIHTGEKPYGCGVCGQRFTCKSSLSVHSRIHTGEKPFACVMCGKRFSNGTHLKIHTRIHTGEKPFSCDVCGKEFNSKSDQNRHMKIHTGEKPFGCDFCQRPFSCRSHLKMHMLIHTGEKPYVCHVCQKRFIQKTDLNRHMRIHTRAVVTKLADPQTKQELLIKS